In the genome of Mytilus edulis chromosome 3, xbMytEdul2.2, whole genome shotgun sequence, one region contains:
- the LOC139515110 gene encoding uncharacterized protein, with protein sequence MPDYKLILPSSDFQQPFTVTHKKLLSTMGEYGIRGPINNWLNMFLTNRSMKVIVGEQPEVIFVSGVLQGTVLEPLLFLCHIHDYPDAIKTSVPLFADDYLLYRPIKTQKDHNILLEDLKKLEVWANNLGMRFNAKKCYSINKSEHTELSHLLY encoded by the coding sequence ATGCCGGATTACAAACTGATATTGCCATCTTCAGATTTTCAACAGCCTTTCACAGTAACCCATAAGAAACTACTGTCAACGATGGGCGAATATGGAATAAGAGGGCCAATTAACAACTGGCTAAATATGTTCTTGACAAACAGATCAATGAAAGTAATAGTAGGAGAACAACCTGAAGTGATATTCGTCTCTGGTGTACTACAGGGTACCGTCCTAGAACCCTTACTCTTTCTTTGTCATATACATGACTACCCAGACGCAATCAAAACTTCAGTCCCACTCTTTGCAGATGACTACCTACTATACAGACCAATAAAGACACAGAAAGACCATAACATCCTCCTAGAAGATCTCAAGAAGCTAGAAGTATGGGCAAACAACTTGGGAATGAGGTTCAATGCAAAGAAATGCTACAGCATAAACAAGAGTGAACACACTGAATTATCTCatcttctttactaa